One stretch of Sphingomonas rosea DNA includes these proteins:
- a CDS encoding FMN-dependent NADH-azoreductase — protein sequence MTILQLDSSITGENSVSRQITRSIVERLVETAPGTNVIHRDLVADPIDHLTLGAFADTSVLDEFLAADTVVIGAPMYNFTVPTQLKSWLDRILVAGKTFRYTESGPEGLAGGKRVIVALARGGFYGAGSPASALEHTETYLRGVFGFIGIEPEFVAADGIAVGPEQREASLATALDETVRLAA from the coding sequence GTGACCATCCTCCAGCTCGACAGCAGCATCACCGGCGAGAACAGCGTCAGCCGCCAGATCACCCGCTCGATCGTCGAGCGGCTGGTGGAAACCGCGCCCGGGACGAACGTCATTCACCGCGACCTCGTCGCCGACCCGATCGATCACCTGACGCTCGGCGCCTTTGCCGACACCAGCGTACTCGACGAGTTCCTGGCGGCGGACACGGTGGTGATCGGCGCGCCGATGTACAATTTCACGGTGCCGACGCAGCTCAAGTCGTGGCTCGACCGGATCCTCGTGGCGGGCAAGACCTTCCGCTACACCGAGAGCGGCCCCGAGGGCCTCGCCGGGGGCAAGCGGGTGATCGTCGCGCTGGCGCGGGGCGGCTTCTACGGCGCCGGATCGCCGGCGAGCGCGCTCGAGCATACCGAGACCTATCTGCGCGGCGTGTTCGGCTTCATCGGGATCGAACCCGAGTTCGTCGCGGCCGACGGGATCGCGGTCGGCCCCGAGCAGCGCGAGGCGAGCCTTGCCACCGCGCTTGACGAAACGGTGCGGCTTGCCGCCTAA
- a CDS encoding DoxX family protein — protein sequence MANNRLSASAPLAHGVLRIMSGLLFLAHGTQKFLSFPAGERAGSGLALDNPGAYAGLIELVTGVLIALGLFTRPAAFLASGTMAAAYFMAHAPQNFFPVNNGGDAAVLYCFVFLYFVFAGPGALSIDGSRGPRGR from the coding sequence ATGGCCAATAACCGTCTCTCCGCATCCGCCCCGCTTGCCCATGGGGTGCTGCGGATCATGTCGGGGCTCCTGTTCCTCGCCCACGGGACGCAGAAATTCCTGTCGTTCCCGGCGGGCGAGCGCGCCGGAAGCGGGCTCGCGCTCGACAATCCGGGGGCCTATGCCGGGCTCATCGAACTGGTGACGGGCGTGCTGATCGCACTCGGCCTGTTCACCCGGCCGGCGGCGTTCCTCGCCTCGGGCACGATGGCGGCGGCCTATTTCATGGCCCATGCGCCGCAGAACTTCTTCCCCGTCAACAATGGCGGGGACGCGGCGGTGCTCTACTGCTTCGTCTTCCTCTACTTCGTCTTCGCCGGCCCCGGTGCGCTCAGCATCGACGGCTCGCGCGGGCCACGGGGCCGCTAG
- a CDS encoding DUF6582 domain-containing protein, producing MTKLDDKQRDDLKGGQFAFPEQRKEPLEDATHVRNAIARFHQVKGVTDAERDDAWKRIKAAAKKYDVEVSEKSWREIGKD from the coding sequence ATGACCAAGCTCGACGACAAGCAGCGTGACGACCTGAAAGGCGGACAATTCGCCTTTCCAGAACAGCGCAAGGAGCCGCTCGAGGACGCGACCCACGTCCGCAACGCGATCGCGCGTTTCCATCAGGTGAAAGGCGTGACCGACGCCGAGCGCGACGACGCCTGGAAGCGGATCAAGGCCGCGGCCAAGAAGTATGATGTTGAAGTCAGCGAGAAGAGCTGGCGCGAGATCGGGAAGGATTGA
- a CDS encoding nuclear transport factor 2 family protein: MQKLLAIAALCVAGPAVAAAPADDAVKAVTTVLDKFNAGDVQAFIDAHAPDAVIIDEFAPYQWSGDGSVKRWLDDYSKDAAARKIAGGRMLYGRQTQGTSFGERAYVVLPTTYCLTEAGIPKAADGHMTFVMARSGEAWKIASWTYSAPPPTAYTAKQGKCGKAK, encoded by the coding sequence ATGCAGAAATTGCTCGCGATTGCCGCGCTATGCGTTGCAGGTCCGGCCGTCGCCGCCGCACCGGCCGATGACGCGGTAAAGGCCGTCACCACCGTGCTCGACAAGTTCAACGCCGGCGACGTGCAGGCCTTCATCGATGCCCATGCCCCCGACGCCGTCATCATCGACGAATTCGCGCCTTACCAGTGGTCGGGCGACGGCTCGGTCAAGCGCTGGCTCGACGACTATTCAAAGGACGCGGCCGCGCGGAAGATTGCGGGCGGCAGGATGCTTTACGGCCGGCAGACGCAGGGCACGAGCTTCGGGGAACGGGCCTATGTCGTCCTGCCCACCACTTATTGTCTGACCGAGGCCGGTATCCCCAAGGCCGCCGACGGCCACATGACCTTCGTCATGGCGCGCTCGGGCGAGGCCTGGAAGATCGCCAGCTGGACCTATTCGGCGCCGCCGCCGACGGCTTACACCGCGAAGCAGGGTAAGTGCGGCAAGGCCAAATAG